From Amycolatopsis sp. cg9, one genomic window encodes:
- a CDS encoding SDR family NAD(P)-dependent oxidoreductase, which produces MIAVLGVGPGLGLSIARRFGREGFTTALVSRTATRHDAYREALTGIPTHTYTADVTDETQLRDVLVRITADAGEIDTVYFGPADATAGPGIKPLTEAGPDDLRTPFENFMLPAANLVKAALPPMLERGSGALLFAGGLSGKHPMPMLGSLAPASAALRMYVLTLHAALREKGVYAGALTIGGLIERGDIHRVFTSQDHGFTAGTLNPDDIADQAWSLYVERDEAEAEFNAMAAV; this is translated from the coding sequence GTGATCGCCGTCCTGGGTGTCGGCCCCGGGCTCGGCCTGTCGATCGCCCGCCGCTTCGGCCGCGAAGGCTTCACCACGGCGCTGGTTTCCCGCACCGCCACGCGGCACGACGCGTACCGCGAGGCCCTGACCGGGATCCCCACGCACACCTACACCGCCGACGTCACCGACGAAACCCAGCTCCGCGACGTCCTCGTCCGGATCACGGCCGACGCCGGCGAGATCGACACGGTGTACTTCGGCCCGGCCGACGCGACCGCCGGCCCGGGCATCAAACCGCTCACCGAAGCCGGGCCGGACGACCTGCGCACGCCGTTCGAGAACTTCATGCTGCCGGCCGCGAACCTGGTGAAAGCGGCGCTGCCGCCGATGCTGGAACGCGGCTCGGGCGCCCTGCTGTTCGCCGGCGGCCTGAGCGGCAAGCACCCGATGCCGATGCTCGGCAGCCTCGCCCCGGCCTCGGCGGCGCTGCGGATGTACGTCCTGACGTTGCACGCGGCCCTGCGCGAGAAGGGCGTCTACGCCGGCGCGCTCACCATCGGCGGCCTCATCGAGCGCGGCGACATCCACCGCGTGTTCACCTCGCAGGACCACGGGTTCACCGCCGGGACGCTGAACCCGGACGACATCGCCGACCAGGCGTGGTCGCTGTACGTCGAGCGCGACGAGGCCGAAGCGGAGTTCAACGCGATGGCCGCGGTCTAG